A part of Paraliobacillus zengyii genomic DNA contains:
- a CDS encoding methyl-accepting chemotaxis protein produces the protein METKKLPIWQHIQFRIIIALIIVLLLNTTISNFILSLIEMTNINLGIIGIWINNLMNIVVTTILIGGFLRYYILKPIKDMEQKIQQFENGELDTRIQSKENNEIGLLGGQLNKLFASIEDFQLKQQDQIHLVEERSTNISERVNNLTDEIKSISEHFEDISATSQEQLGSFEETTAVADNMNNQFQTITDDLSNLTDAFHHMKMKTEDGVKQINDSSETMEKIASNSENAKNKIVQLADEILRINEVVTLINDISEQTNLLALNASIEAARAGENGKGFSVVAEEVRKLAERSVDATEQITKTVDRILEDVQNIASQSEERANNINHESEKILEINTSFEDIASTIMTNIKSIEKVNTNSQDVSKASLEITTTMEYVTNKTEDTTEKIMHLNTTLTDQLTKTEEVQQELEALKASF, from the coding sequence ATGGAAACAAAAAAACTACCAATCTGGCAGCATATCCAATTTCGAATTATCATCGCACTAATCATTGTCTTACTGTTAAATACAACTATTTCAAATTTTATTTTAAGTTTAATTGAAATGACAAACATTAATTTAGGGATAATTGGTATTTGGATCAATAATCTAATGAACATTGTTGTCACCACAATTTTGATTGGAGGCTTTTTACGCTATTACATATTGAAGCCTATTAAAGATATGGAACAGAAAATTCAACAATTTGAAAATGGCGAACTCGATACTCGTATTCAATCGAAAGAAAATAATGAAATTGGTTTATTGGGAGGACAATTGAATAAATTATTTGCAAGTATAGAAGACTTTCAATTAAAGCAACAAGATCAAATTCATTTAGTCGAAGAAAGATCAACTAACATTTCGGAACGTGTTAATAATTTAACGGATGAGATAAAATCAATTAGTGAACATTTTGAGGATATATCAGCAACTTCCCAAGAACAATTAGGTTCTTTTGAAGAAACGACAGCAGTTGCGGATAATATGAATAATCAATTCCAAACAATTACAGACGACTTATCAAACTTAACTGATGCATTCCATCACATGAAGATGAAGACAGAGGACGGCGTAAAGCAAATTAATGATTCGTCCGAAACGATGGAGAAAATCGCTAGTAACTCTGAAAACGCGAAAAATAAAATCGTTCAACTTGCAGATGAAATTCTAAGAATAAACGAAGTTGTTACATTAATTAACGATATTTCAGAACAGACTAATTTACTTGCCTTAAATGCATCCATTGAAGCAGCACGTGCTGGAGAAAATGGAAAAGGTTTTTCAGTTGTAGCAGAGGAAGTTCGTAAGCTAGCAGAAAGATCTGTTGATGCAACAGAACAAATCACAAAAACGGTAGACCGAATTTTAGAAGATGTCCAGAACATTGCAAGTCAGTCGGAAGAACGTGCCAATAATATTAATCACGAATCAGAAAAAATATTAGAAATCAACACTAGTTTTGAGGATATTGCTTCAACAATTATGACAAACATTAAATCTATCGAAAAAGTTAATACAAACAGTCAAGATGTTTCGAAAGCAAGCCTTGAAATAACAACCACAATGGAGTACGTTACAAATAAAACAGAGGATACAACCGAAAAAATTATGCACTTAAACACAACATTGACAGACCAATTGACAAAAACAGAAGAAGTACAGCAAGAATTAGAAGCACTAAAAGCATCATTTTAA
- a CDS encoding 6-phospho-beta-glucosidase: MTKGLKIATIGGGSSYTPELMEGFINHYHELSIRELWLVDIEAGKDKLEIVGALARRMVKKAGLPIEIHLTLDREEALKGADFVTTQFRVGLLEARAKDERIPMKYGVLGQETNGPGGLFKGLRTIPVILEICKDIERLCPNAWLINFTNPAGMVTEAVLRYSNITKIVGLCNVPIGMEMGIAKLLDVDHSRIHIDFAGLNHMVYGLDVYVDGKSVKKEVIDLLSNPENSSFVKNIEGLGWEPEFIKSLDALTCPYHNYYYKSKQMLEKNVKNAEKEGTRAEVVQKLEKELFELYKDPELDSKPPQLQERGGAYYSDAAVRLITSIYNDKRDIQPVNTRNNGAIASIPNDSAVEVSCVITKDGPKPITMGDLPVAVRGLVQQIKSFERISAEAAVTGDYDKVVLALTINPLTPSDTIAKEIIDEMMEAHKEHLPQFFTKVNA; encoded by the coding sequence ATGACGAAGGGATTAAAAATTGCGACAATTGGTGGCGGCTCAAGTTACACCCCAGAATTAATGGAAGGTTTTATTAATCATTATCATGAATTATCCATTCGTGAGCTTTGGTTAGTTGATATCGAAGCTGGTAAAGATAAACTAGAAATAGTTGGCGCTTTAGCAAGACGTATGGTAAAAAAGGCAGGTCTTCCAATTGAGATTCATTTAACATTAGACAGGGAAGAAGCATTAAAAGGTGCTGATTTTGTTACGACACAATTTCGCGTTGGTTTACTAGAAGCACGTGCAAAAGACGAACGCATTCCAATGAAATACGGTGTACTTGGTCAAGAAACCAACGGCCCCGGCGGCTTATTTAAAGGATTACGCACCATCCCGGTGATTCTTGAAATTTGTAAGGACATCGAACGACTATGTCCGAATGCATGGTTGATTAACTTTACTAACCCAGCGGGAATGGTGACAGAAGCCGTTCTTCGTTATTCTAACATTACCAAAATTGTTGGCCTGTGCAATGTACCTATTGGTATGGAGATGGGTATTGCTAAATTATTAGATGTAGATCATTCTCGTATTCATATCGATTTCGCTGGACTTAATCATATGGTTTACGGATTAGATGTCTATGTAGATGGAAAAAGTGTTAAAAAAGAAGTAATTGACTTATTATCAAATCCAGAGAATAGTAGCTTTGTGAAAAACATTGAGGGCTTAGGCTGGGAACCAGAATTCATTAAAAGTCTTGATGCCTTAACTTGTCCTTACCATAATTATTACTACAAATCGAAACAAATGCTAGAGAAAAATGTTAAGAATGCTGAAAAAGAAGGTACTCGTGCAGAAGTCGTTCAAAAATTAGAAAAAGAACTTTTTGAATTGTATAAAGATCCTGAATTAGATAGTAAACCACCACAATTACAAGAACGTGGCGGCGCCTATTATTCTGATGCAGCTGTTCGTTTAATTACTTCTATTTATAATGACAAACGAGACATCCAACCAGTAAACACTAGAAACAATGGCGCAATCGCAAGTATTCCCAATGATTCAGCTGTTGAAGTTAGCTGTGTCATTACCAAAGATGGTCCGAAACCTATTACAATGGGTGATTTGCCAGTGGCTGTCCGCGGATTAGTACAACAAATTAAATCATTTGAACGTATTTCAGCTGAAGCTGCAGTAACCGGGGATTACGATAAAGTCGTCTTAGCCCTAACTATTAATCCATTAACTCCATCAGATACAATAGCAAAGGAAATTATTGATGAAATGATGGAAGCACATAAAGAACATCTACCACAATTTTTCACAAAGGTGAATGCATAG